In Archocentrus centrarchus isolate MPI-CPG fArcCen1 unplaced genomic scaffold, fArcCen1 scaffold_36_ctg1, whole genome shotgun sequence, a genomic segment contains:
- the LOC115776702 gene encoding trace amine-associated receptor 13c-like: MEESDLCFQQLLNTSCRRPEIPYLEVMLTYILLSFISLLTVILNLLVIISISHFRQLHTPTNLLLLSLAVADFCIGLLLLFQIMLIDGCWFLGDIMCTLYQYLAYVITSASTGTMVIISIDRYIAICYPLHYSTKITQKEIKIIVCICWICSVIFQSLILMDNLKQPGRFNSCIGECVFVINYIAGIFDVIFSFILPITVIVVLYLRVFVVAVSQARAMRSQLAVTHQQSVTVTVKKSQLKAARTLGVVVVVFLICLCPYYCVALTGQDNLPSASSLTFVLCLAYFNSCLNPIMYVFFYPWFRKSIKIIVTLQILQPDSSKTNML, translated from the exons ATGGAGGAAAGTGACCTCTGCTTTCAGCAACTCTTAAACACCTCCTGCAGGAGGCCAGAGATTCCTTACTTGGAGGTTATGCTGACTTATATTCTGCTGTCCTTCATTTCTCTGCTTACTGTGATTCTTAACCTGTTGGTCATCATCTCCATCTCACACTTCAG GCAGCTCCACACCCCCaccaacctcctcctcctctctctggctgtcgCTGATTTCTGCATAGGTCTCCTCTTGTTATTTCAAATTATGCTCATAGATGGCTGCTGGTTTCTCGGTGACATCATGTGTACTCTGTATCAATACCTAGCATATGTTATTACCTCTGCCTCAACAGGAACCATGGTGATCATATCTATTGATCGCTACATAGCTATTTGTTACCCTCTGCATTACTCcaccaaaatcacacaaaaagagataaaaatcattgtgtgtatttgttggaTCTGTTCTGTGATCTTTCAGAGTCTCATTCTGATGGATAACCTCAAACAACCAGGAAGGTTTAACTCCTGTATCGGAGAGTGTGTCTTTGTCATCAATTACATTGCTGGAATTTTTGatgttattttttccttcattcttCCCATCACTGTGATTGTAGTTCTGTATCTGAGAGTATTTGTGGTGGCTGTTTCTCAGGCTCGTGCCATGAGGTCTCAACTTGCAGTCACTCACCAGCAGTCGGTCACAGTAACTGTTAAGAAATctcagctgaaagcagccaggactcttggtgttgttgtagttgtgtttcttatatGTCTGTGTCCATATTACTGTGTGGCTCTCACAGGCCAAGATAACTTGCCCAGTGCTTCATCACTGACGTTTGTTCTATGTTTGGCATACTTCAACTCATGTCTCAACCCCATTATGTATGTCTTTTTTTACCCCTGGTTCAGAAAATCCATAAAGATCATTGTTACGCTTCAGATACTGCAGCCTGACTCTTCTAAGACTAACATGCTTTAG